The Octopus bimaculoides isolate UCB-OBI-ISO-001 chromosome 1, ASM119413v2, whole genome shotgun sequence genome contains the following window.
atttatccggaccaaactccaatcctacatgtatgtatgtatgtatgtatgtatgtatgcatgcatgcatgcatacatgtatgtatgtatgtattacatatgtacttatgtatgtatgtatgtatgtatgtatgtatgtatgtatgcatgcatgcatgtttgcatgtatatattacacatgtacttatgtatgtatgtatgtatgtatgtatgtacgtatgtatgtatgtgtatatgtgtgaatgcacgtgtatgtatatgtagtgtatgtgtgtgtgtggtgtgtgtttgtgtgtgagtgtatgtaatttAAACTGATGTTATGTATCaatgtttatttatctaattcATGTATCAAAACTATATGCTGCCTTTAACTAACCTCCACTTCTCTTACTTTTTATCTCACTAAATTTTTTCTTACACATTTTTCTGATACTCATTTGCCCttgattttcttatttatttatttttatcttcttatttatttatttatttattttattttttgttaatttacttTATCTCGGTTTCTTAAATTCTAAAACGGTCCTTGTCTGGAATTTTTCCTTAGTGGCTGGTATTACTATTTTCATACACCAATGCATAGCACTTCATTTTgtaatgatgatataaatattttggttgagctgagagatgaaagaaaaaggtaTCTGTATGAAATTTCAAATACAACATATTCATTGTTGTTAACAAAACAATTTGTCTTTACAACAAACAACAGAAATGAAGATATTTAAGCCAAAAGGATTAGTTCAATAGCTCTTATGAGAGGTTGTGTTCTAACAGGGATAGTAGTCATGAGTGGTATAGATTCCAGCAGCTAACTGGCTTAATCTGTCCTGACCACTGTTATCATGGTTCATAGCTGAGTGCCGTAAACTTCCACAGCTGATCGTCTTGGTTGTCTTATAGTCACTGCTGGTTAGCAGATAAACAAACTagctaaaccacacacacacacacacacatacgcacatacacgttctgttattacacacacatgcacgcacacacacttacctccctctcctgtcttagaaagaactttttctccaccctttcctttccggtcattccacaatgtaacctcgtggatattgttggcgattttttcttcctccgtcttcccttctctGGACTGtcctatgtttccgacgaagagctccgctcgaaacatcaaattctctttctttcctttcccgagcgtccagtaacacaatctgtatcacgtcctcgcgttgttgttttttgttgttttttgtcgtttttcttttttgaactatACATAACAAACGTCTGTCAAAGAAAAAGGCACCAAGGATGAAATTACTAGTGACAATTCTATATGTTGTTTGTCCACAATAAGTGCTTGCTTACAACACTGAAATTTAATGAGTTAAACATCTACTGAGTCTTTTGATTTGAGTGGTCAGTTCTTTGCTAANNNNNNNNNNNNNNNNNNNNNNNNNNNNNNNNNNNNNNNNNNNNNNNNNNNNNNNNNNNNNNNNNNNNNNNNNNNNNNNNNNNNNNNNNNNNNNNNNNNNNNNNNNNNNNNNNNNNNNNNNNNNNNNNNNNNNNNNNNNNNNNNNNNNNNNNNNNNNNNNNNNNNNNNNNNNNNNNNNNNNNNNNNNNNNNNNNNNNNNNNNNNNNNNNNNNNNNNNNNNNNNNNNNNNNNNNNNNNNNNNNNNNNNNNNNNNNNNNNNgtgtttattgagcgaaaacacctaaagctccacgaggctctggcaggggatggtgatgaaccctgctgtactctttcaccacaactttctcttactcttacttcctgtttctgttgtgcctgtaattcaaagggtcagccttgtcacactgtgtcacgctgattatccccgagaactacgttaagggtacacgtgtctgtggagtgctcagccacttgcacgttaatttcacgagcaggctgttttccgttgatcggatcaactggaaccctcgacgtcgtaagcgacggagtgccaacacacttGTAAATGTACTGATTCAATTTCAATTGGATAGCGATGAGCTGTGTCTGGGACTGCCAATTATTCCTGCTACAGTTTTATTCCACTTTATTTCACTGGTTATGAATGTTTATATTGCTTTTCATCAGCAGTTAATTCTGTTGACCTACAGAttccattaattttgaaatatcataaGCCCCCTGTCCAATCAACTTTCAATGCTTATTTGATTATTTGCTCACCAATCACACTGTGTCATACCATTTAAATCCATTATATTGTTCCAAACATTCCCTTCTTTCTGAGATTCTGTTACATGAAATTCAGAGTAAGTTGTAAAGTTTGTAACCTCAATAAAACACTATATATTGCTCTATCTTTGGTAATCGAATACTATTACTCCACTGTTTTGTGCCTATGTTCTcatatgactctctctctctatctttcacgCTCTCTTTTTGTTCTCACttttgacacacacatgcacacagacatatgtaatgtgtgtgtgtgtgtgtgtgtggaggcatgtggtttagtggttagtgtgttgcacttgtgattgcgagattgtggtttcaattcccagaactgcgcattgcattgtgttcttgagcaaaacatttcatttcatgttgctctgcaatcattttgtTATCTGACATGTGGTACATGGTGCATCTGTACAAAtaatatcgatttgatggagggagtgaacttATGTgagcatgaacatttgatcactataaacaaatcatctgtgtggttgttcgataAAAAATTGTCGAGCCCTCATACATCATCTAAAgatgggagagtccatgatatatatatatatatatatatatatatatatatatacacacacatacatacatacatgcatacatacatacatatatgtgtgtgcaagtgtatgtgtgtgtatgtatgtatgtatgtatgtatgtatgtatatatatgtatgtatatatatatatatatatatatttatatatagctagctagctagatagatagataaacagacagacagacagacagacagatagatagataatgtagaaacttaatattcttaaaaaaagaaTAGTCCAATGATGGGTcagctggccaaaactttgaagtcactaatNNNNNNNNNNNNNNNNNNNNNNNNNNNNNNNNNNNNNNNNNNNNNNNNNNNNNNNNNNNNNNNNNNNNNNNNNNNNNNNNNNNNNNNNNNNNNNNNNNNNNNNNNNNNNNNNNNNNNNNNNNNNNNNNNNNNNNNNNNNNNNNNNNNNNNNNNNNNNNNNNNNNNNNNNNNNNNNNNNNNNNNNNNNNNNNNNNNNNNNNNNNNNNNNNNNNNNNNNNNNNNNNNNNNNNNNNNNNNNNNNNNNNNNNNNNNNNNNNNNNNNNNNNNNNNNNNNNNNNNNNNNNNNNNNNNNNNNNNNNNNNNNNNNNNNNNNNNNNNNNNNNNNNNNNNNNNNNNNNNNNNNNNNNNNNNNNNNNNNNNNNNNNNNNNNNNNNNNNNNNNNNNNNNNNNNNNNNNNNNNNNNNNNNNNNNNNNNNNNNNNNNNNNNNNNNNNNNNNNNNNNNNNNNNNNNNNNNNNNNNNNNNNNNNNNNNNNgttatatgtgtgtatatctataatatataagacggaaaatgtgtgtgtgtgtgtgtgtgaaggccaTTTATTTGATCCTATATTTGATCAATATTTTCATCTGATTTTGTTCACACTTGGCACATACATCACTTATGTTCCACAGAAGGTTCTACACTCTTTAGATTTTTCACTTATGGAGTAATGGGGCTTCTAGGGTCAGAAGGTCAGAAAAACCTTGTACAGTGACTATTGTGGACAAGGGAGGTAGCTCTTTCTGAAGTAACATTTAGCAATTGATTGTCTCCCAGTGGCAACGACGAAAACAAGGCTGGCCTACGCAGTTGGATCAAGCCGTGTAGAAAGGCGGCACAATCGGACGCATCTACACAGTTCACCCCTTGAATTCCGAATGCTTCCATCCACGGCTCTTCATGTTATTAAGGGACCAACCTCCTTCGACGACCTTCGCACAGTGGACCGCCACTTATGCGGCACTTTCAAAGATGCCTGCTCCAAACGGGGACTTTTGGATACAGATGATCAATATGATAATGCACATGAAGAAGCCTCTCTGTGTCGTTCTCCGCACAAGCTCCGACACCTTTTCGCAATAATGATGGTTTCTACAACCTGACAGACGCACATTCACTTTGGATTAAATATACTCAATGTGCCATGACATTTTGCTGCAAACTCTCCAAGTCACAGGTAGCATTGACACTCCCACTACCCCTGCGATTTACAACGGAAGGCTTCTCTTGGAAGACTTGGCTATGGCAATTGGAGGTGAACTATTGGACAGAAATGAAGACGCCTGTCCTAATCGCCTCATTCTCAGAGAAACAACCTACAACATCCACAAGCTCAAACAGTACATTGCTGACAACGAGCCTCTTCTGAATTCCGATCAAGCTAACGTATACAATTTCTTCCTCGGAAACATCTACACAAACACTGACGGAATCATCTTCATAGATACACCCGGTGGAACTGGAAAAACATTCTTCCTGAATCTTCTTCTTGCGAAGTTGCGGCATAATGGTGACCTTGCTATTGCTGTTGCCTCCTCAGGAATAGCCACGACTCTTCTCGATGGCGGACGAACAGAACACTCTACCTTCAAATTGCTTTTCAATGTAGCACATCAAGAAAACCTAACGTGCCACGTAATGCATTCCTCGGACGAAGCGACAATTTTGAAAAAGTGCAAACTCATTGTTTGGGATGAAGCAACTATGTCCCATAAATGTTCCGTACAAGCACTTGATACCACAATGAGAGATCTTAGATCGAGCAACAACATCCTTGGAGGTGCGACTCTTCTTTTTGCAAGAGATTTTCGACAAACTCTACCTATTATACCCAAAGGAACACACGCTGATGAACTTAATGCCTGCCTTAAAAAAAAGCCTCCTTTGGTTGCATGTCCAGTCGAAACAACTCACCATCAACATGAGATCACTCCCACAGACTGGTCAGCCTACAACCCAGTTTTCGGAAATGCTCCTTAAAATCGGCAATGGACAAATTACGTCCGACGacaatagatagattgatactaCCACCATTGGCCATATTGTCTCCAGCCCTGATGACTTATGTTCTGCCGTTTACCCAAATCTTACAACGGAATACATAAAACCAGACAGGCTTCGCGACAGGACTGTTCTTGCACCTACAAATGCAGCTGTCAACACTCTTAACTACGACTTACTCAGTCAGCTACCTTCTCAAGAACGTTGCTACAGATCAGTTGACACCGTTACCGACCTCGATCAGGTTACACACTTTCCATCAGAATTTCTCAACTCCCAAGATCCTCCAGGACTCCTTCCCCATGAATTTCTCTTAAAAGTCAGTTGCCCTGTCATCCTCCTACGCAATCTAAACGCACCCACACTATGCAATGGAACTCGCCTTGTAGTCAAACAAATGATGGACCACGTCATTGAAGCCCAAATTATCACGGGGCACATCAAAAACGATACTGTTTTCATTCTGAAAATTCCGCTAGCCCCAACAGACTGCCCCTACCCTATGCAGAGACTTCAGTTCCCTCTCAAACTCAGCTTCGCCGTGACAATTAACAAAGCATAAGTTCAGTCGCTGAAAGATGTCAGATTGGACCTTTGAACATCGTGCTTTTCACATGGACAATTCTACGTCGGTTGTTTCAGAGTTGGCCATCCAGATAACTTGTTCATCTATGCTCctgaaggaaagacaaaaaatatcgtctacaaagaagCCTGCAGTAGTTATTCCTCTACTGCAGTCTTCAAATTTACGCCAAACTGTAGCCGTTAGCAATCAGACTTCCTGCaagcatttcattgatattttgcttcatttccctGTTCACAGTACATTACCTTCAATGAACTTTCTTACTTCACGGAggaacacctacacacatacatgcatatgcatatatggaaagCGAAGTTGTGAAGGGAACGCTCCTCCTGCATTGAACGCAttatctcctccctctctcttccctctcccttGTCTATTCATTATTAAATCTCTTCTCCTCtttttcattgttaaaagtaaagaagctagagAAAATCGATCGTATTTCAGTGTAATCGTCATTTTAAATGACTGAGGCTTTCCTTTCCCTGTCTCTAtcgcttcactccttttctctgcAGTTAAGAGAAtggaggtgcgtggctcagtggttaggggtatttggtccacgatcgtaaggtcatgaatACAATACCAGGCAGCgagctgtgttcttgagcaaggcactctaCTTCACTTTGCTGCCGTCcactcagttggtaaaaatgagttgtagctgcaATTCATATAGGCCAGCCTTGTGACATtttgtgtgaggctgaatctctctgagaactaagttaatggtatgcatgtctgtggagtactcagctacttacGCGTTAATCTAATCcttgtgtggtaatgaaaagtgaaagtgatatccaatatttgctgtagttatttgtctttgatttaacaatgtgtctatgtatctacttttctttcgatgtatgtatcagtctactctgaaaatactgataaacatttataaacacaaaacGAGCGCCAACTTCCTTTCAGTCACCATtcactgtctttctcactctctctctctccctNNNNNNNNNNttcctctctgtctcttctctctctcgctttgccactcacTTCAACTATACCTCCTCTGCTCAacaccttttatttctctttttctttgtacctCTCCTTTCAACCTTTTTACCTCTTCCTGTGAAGTATGACACATActacaggtacgtacaaaaacaaaaacttagcGTGCTAATATTTAGGACAAGTATGTATTGGTATTTgttatgcgtacatacatacaattgtgtatgtgtgtacacatacacatacacacacatgtatgtacatacacatacatacgtacgtacacacatacatgcacgcatacatacacacttatacatatatgaatacatacatacatacacacacacatacatacatacatacatacatacatacatacttacatacatatgtgactgCTGCGTACACCCACAAGCACTCACGCGTACGAACACGCACATCGATGAAAAGCAGCTTAAAGAATGAAATTGTATTTAAGACATCATAAATCGACGCTAAGTGCATCCCACGC
Protein-coding sequences here:
- the LOC106882194 gene encoding uncharacterized protein LOC106882194; this translates as MCHDILLQTLQVTGSIDTPTTPAIYNGRLLLEDLAMAIGGELLDRNEDACPNRLILRETTYNIHKLKQYIADNEPLLNSDQANVYNFFLGNIYTNTDGIIFIDTPGGTGKTFFLNLLLAKLRHNGDLAIAVASSGIATTLLDGGRTEHSTFKLLFNVAHQENLTCHVMHSSDEATILKKCKLIVWDEATMSHKCSVQALDTTMRDLRSSNNILGGATLLFARDFRQTLPIIPKGTHADELNACLKKKPPLVACPVETTHHQHEITPTDWSAYNPVFGNAP